The following are encoded in a window of Chionomys nivalis chromosome X, mChiNiv1.1, whole genome shotgun sequence genomic DNA:
- the LOC130867678 gene encoding phosphoglycerate kinase 1: MSLSNKLTLDKLDVKGKRVVMRVDFNVPMKNNQITNNQRIKAAVPSIKFCLDNGAKSVVLMSHLGRPDGVPMPDKYSLEPVAAELKSLLGKDVLFLKDCVGPEVENACANPAAGTVILLENLRFHVEEEGKGKDASGNKIKAEPAKIDAFRASLSKLGDVYVNDAFGTAHRAHSSMVGVNLPQKAGGFLMKKELNYFAKALESPERPFLAILGGAKVADKIQLINNMLDKVNEMIIGGGMAFTFLKVLNNMEIGTSLYDEEGAKIVKDLMAKAEKNGVKITLPVDFVTADKFDENAKTGQATVASGIPAGWMGLDCGPESSKKYAEAVARAKQIVWNGPVGVFEWEAFARGTKSLMDEVVKATSRGCITIIGGGDTATCCAKWNTEDKVSHVSTGGGASLELLEGKVLPGVDALSNV; encoded by the coding sequence ATGTCGCTTTCTAACAAGCTGACTTTGGACAAActggacgtgaagggaaagcggGTCGTGATGAGGGTGGACTTCAATGTTCCTATGAAGAACAACCAGATAACAAATAACCAAAGGATCAAGGCTGCTGTCCCAAGCATCAAATTCTGCTTGGACAATGGAGCCAAGTCAGTTGTCCTTATGAGCCACTTGGGCCGACCTGATGGTGTTCCCATGCCTGACAAGTACTCCTTAGAGCCAGTTGCGGCAGAACTCAAGTCTCTGCTGGGCAAGGATGTTCTCTTCTTAAAGGATTGTGTGGGCCCAGAAGTCGAGAATGCCTGTGCCAACCCAGCAGCTGGCACTGTCATCCTGCTGGAGAACCTTCGCTTTCatgtggaggaagaagggaagggaaaggatgctTCTGGGAACAAGATTAAAGCTGAACCAGCCAAAATTGATGCTTTCCGAGCCTCACTGTCCAAACTTGGGGATGTCTATGTCAATGATGCTTTTGGTACTGCACACCGAGCCCACAGCTCCATGGTGGGTGTGAATCTGCCACAGAAGGCTGGTGGATTTTTGATGAAGAAGGAGCTGAACTACTTTGCCAAAGCTTTGGAGAGTCCTGAACGACCCTTCCTGGCAATATTGGGAGGAGCTAAAGTTGCAGACAAGATCCAGCTGATCAATAATATGTTGGACAAAGTCAATGAGATGATCATTGGTGGTGGAATGGCTTTTACCTTCCTTAAGGTGCTCAACAACATGGAGATCGGAACTTCTCTGTATGATGAAGAAGGAGCCAAGATTGTCAAAGATCTCATGGCTAAAGCTGAGAAAAATGGTGTGAAGATTACGTTGCCCGTTGACTTTGTCACTGCTGACAAATTTGATGAGAATGCCAAGACTGGCCAAGCTACTGTGGCCTCTGGTATACCTGCTGGCTGGATGGGCCTGGACTGTGGTCCTGAGAGCAGCAAGAAATATGCTGAGGCTGTGGCTCGAGCTAAGCAGATTGTTTGGAATGGACCTGTTGGGGTCTTTGAATGGGAAGCTTTTGCCAGGGGAACCAAGTCCCTCATGGATGAGGTGGTAAAAGCCACTTCTAGGGGTTGCATCACTATCATAGGCGGTGGAGACACTGCCACTTGCTGTGCCAAATGGAATACAGAGGATAAAGTCAGCCATGTGAGCACTGGGGGTGGTGCCAGTCTAGAGCTCCTGGAAGGTAAAGTCCTTCCTGGGGTGGATGCTCTCAGCAATGTTTAG